DNA sequence from the Candidatus Obscuribacterales bacterium genome:
TGTATCGCTCTTGCTGGATGTAGGCAGATCCTAGGGCAAACAAAATACCAGGGTTGGCGGGCTCAATGGATCGCGCCTGCTGTAAAGCATTAATGCTGTTGTCGATGTCCTCCACTTGTCGGTACAGGTTACCCAACAGAGTCCACACCTGAGCATTATCAGGCACAAGCTGGGTGGCGAGTTGGGCGCGGGGCAAGGCCAGCTCGTACTGCTGAAACTGAGCCAATTGGGCAGCTTCTTGTGCAAGACCTAGCCCTTGGTTTTCTAGATAGTCAGCATCCAAGGTCAAAATATGAGGTGCTAGGGCTTGGCCATGGGCTGGCGGCACTGCACCCCATAGCCCTAGGGTCAACAGCATTGGAACAAGAGAGGAAATACGCTTTGGCACAGGTCTATTAAGCTACACGACGAAAACAACGGAGAACAGCGGGTTAGCAAATGCCCACAGGGTAGCGCCATCC
Encoded proteins:
- a CDS encoding tetratricopeptide repeat protein; translated protein: MPKRISSLVPMLLTLGLWGAVPPAHGQALAPHILTLDADYLENQGLGLAQEAAQLAQFQQYELALPRAQLATQLVPDNAQVWTLLGNLYRQVEDIDNSINALQQARSIEPANPGILFALGSAYIQQERY